The Candidatus Desulfofervidus auxilii DNA segment TAAATATCTTTATTTCCTTTCCTTTGGCATCTTTAATATTTTTTATCAACATAGGATACATCAATGTTCCTTTATTAGCTATGGCTGCATAAGCCAATGTTAATTGAAGGGCAGTAACGGCCAGACCCTGGCCAAAACAAGCACTATCTGTATCTACTTCTGTCCATTTTTTTAGGGGACGTATCAAGCCACTGGCTTCTCCTGGTAAGTGTATTCCTGTTTTTTCTCCAAATCCAAATTTTTTTATATATTGGTAAAAACATTCCTTTCCTACCTTTTCGCCAATTTTAACCATACCAATGTTAGAGGAGTAAATCACAGCATGTTCAACTGACATCCATCCAAAGGGTTTTACATCATGGAAGACAGCGCCTTTTATTTTATATCTACCTTTTTCGCCATAAATAATATCATGACGAGACCAAATTTTTTCATTAAGGGCTGCTGCTAATAATACGGGTTTAAAAGTAGAACCTGGCTCAAAGGCGTCAGTGATTGCCCGGTTACGCCAAATATTAGGATTGGCTTTCCAGAAATAATTTGGATCAAAGGGAGGATAGTTGGCTAAGGCTAGAATTTCTCCAGTTTGAGGAACAATTACTACAGCACACCCACTTTTAGCGTGCCATTTTCTAACTGCTTTTTTTAAGGCCTCTTCTGTTACATATTGGATTTGGTAGTCTAGGGTTAAATATAAATTATGTCCATCTTTGGGAGATTGAATAGGAAGACGAGGAGAGAGAGTAATATGCCCCCTTGCGTCTTTAATTCCAAAATAATAACCTGGCTTTCCTTTTAAAAGGTAGTCAAACTTACATTCTATACCTTCCAGACCTTTGCCATCCAGTCCTACAAAGCCCAACACTTGGCCTCCTAAAAAACTATGAGGATAACGTCTACAATTCTCTGGCTTAAAAGCAAGTCCCTTTATATTTAATTTTTCTATTTTTTCTGCCTCTTTTTGGGAAAGCCAACGTTTAATCCAGATAAATTCTCCTTTTCTTTTTAGTTTTTTTAGTAATTTTTGTGTCTTTATGTGTAAAATTTTGCTCAAGCGTTTAGCAGTAGTATAGGGATCAGTTATTTGATTAGGACAAGCATAAAGAGAGGGTTTTTGCACAGTAATGGCCAATTCTTCTCTATACCTATCATAAATAAAACCACGTTTGCACGGGATAGTGATTTTAGTTAAGTTTTTTTTTAAGGGTAGTATGTCTACTACTTGTAACCTAAAGGCCTGGATTAAGATACAAAAAGCAAAGAAAGAAAAACCCCCCACTAAAATTGCAATTCTTAATTTAATTTCCTTCATTTAATTTAATAATATTTTCTGGGACTTGAAGTCCTAATTTCTCTGCTTCCCCTTTTAGATAACTAGGAGAGGTAAGATGAGCCCATTGTGAACGCAAGGCATAATTATGTTCTTTAAGCCGTTTTTGGACCTGCATGGCTTCAGTAATTTGAAAACCTATCTGAATACTGTGCATACTTAACCAAACATAGATTAAACAAGTAACAAGGATTATAAGGATGTTAATACCCACCCATTTTATTTGCCATGAATAGGTGCGAAGTTTTCTATTTGCTCGTGCCCATACAGCGATAGTCACTTTTCCCTCCTGGATTTCCTTTAAAATACTCTTCAATTGCTATTTGCAATCTTTTAAGGTCTACTGGTTTTTCCAAATATACGTTGGCTCCTGCTGCATTAAATTCTTTTCTTAAATTCGAACCCGTTAAGGCAATCACATAGGTTTCTGGATACTTCTTTTTTATGATTTTTGTAAATTTTGGTCCGCTCACTTGAGGCATTAGGCCATCAGTAATGACTACATCATGACGGTCGTCTTTTAAGATTCCTAATGCTTCAAAGGCATTTCCAGCACTATTTGCTTCCCATCCACAGAGTTTAAAAAAACTCACTAAAAGTTCTCTTATTGCTGGTTCATCTTCTACTACCAGTATTTTTGTCATAAGTGTTTTCATATCATCCTCCTTTTTCTAAAGTTTTATGGCCTAAATTCTATAGCCCTCAATTTGGCACTCCTTGCCCTTGGGTTCATAGCCAATTCTTCTCTGCTGGGCTGCACAGGCTTTTTGGTCAACAACTGCACTTTTCCTTCCTTTGCCCAATTTCTAAAGGCATTTTTTACCAATCTGTCTTCTAAAGAGTGAAAAGAGATAATGACTACCCTGCCTTTGGGGGCAAGTAGCGACAAGACTTGATTAAGAAATTGTTTCAAGTTTTCTAATTCTTGATTGACCACTATGCGTAAGGCTTGAAAGGTCCTGGTGGCAGGATGAATATGTCTTGGCCAGTTTCTTCTAGGAATAGCATTAGCAACTATTTCTGCCAACTGAGTGGTGGTTTTAATAGGCATTTTCACACGTGTTTCTGTAATTTTGCGAGCAATACGATTTGCCCATCTTTCTTCTCCATACTGTTTAATTATCTCTGCAATCCGTTTCTGTGACCACCGATTTATAATTTGAGAAGCAGTGACACTAGCGGTGTTATCCATACGCATATCAAGAGGACCTGGATGAAGAAAACTAAAACCTCTTTCTGGGGCAGCCAGTTGAAGAGAGGATATGCCTAAGTCAAGTAAAAATCCATCTACTTTTTCTATATGCAAGCCACTCAAGATTTCTCTCCCCCTGGCATAATTTCCTTTTTTTAAAATATAACGTCCTACATAAGGGGCGAGTTTCTTTTCTGCTTGTATTAAAGCCTCTCCATCTACATCAAGACCAATAACAAAACCATTGGGAGCAGATGCCTCTAGAATGGCTTGGGTATGACCACCACCTCCTACCGTTCCATCTACAAATATTTTTCCTGGACCACAATTGAGATAGAATAAAACTTCTTTTTTCAGAACAGGAATATGTTTTTGATTTTCCATGCATCATAGACCCAAATCAGCTATCACATTGCTAATTTCTTCAAAATTTTCAGTGAGGAGCTTCATTTCTTTTTCCCATCGCCCCTTATCCCAAATTTCAAATTTATTTAACATTCCAGCAATAATTACATCTTTTTTTAACCCTGCATGTTCTCGTAAAGCAGGTGGCACTAAAATACGCCCTTGTTTGTCAAAAGTGCATTCTACGGCACCAGAGATAAATAATAATTGAAATTTTCTCACTTCTGGTTTAATTTGAGGTAACTTGCTCACTTTCTCCTCAATGACAGACCACTCTGCTAAAGGGTAAGCCACTAAAGAAACACCCAGGCTGGTAAGCATTATTCCCTCTTCTTTATATTTCCTTTTCAATACTTCTCTAAAATGGTTGGGAATACTGAGCCTTCCTTTTCCATCGATAGAGTGAATATATCTTCCTCTAAATACATTATTGTGCTTTTGTGGGAATTTTTGGTTCATTTCACCACCTTTTGACACTCTTACAGCAAAAAAAAATTTTTGTCAAGTAGAAATTTTACAGTTTTATTGACAAGGGTTTTTAGGTTGTTTAAAGTTAGGCAGAAAATGAAAGATTTCAAAGGTATTTATAAACAGTTAGTTGGTGATTGTTTTCCTTCTACAATAAAGATTTCCATTGGTGGACAAACATTTATTTACCAAAAAAGGAGTTGGGAGGTAGATGGAGAAAAAAAAGGGCTACGTTATGGTGAAAATCCTCATCAAATGTCGGCCTTGTATGAGTTAATCAATGGGAATATTATATTAGGTGATTGCCACTTTATTAGTCCTGGTCAAGGTTTGGTGAGTGCCTTAACTGAAAAAGACTTTCACCAATTTGGAAAACATCCCAGTCAGATTAATCTAACTGATTTAGACCGTGGTCTTCAAATTTTACGTTATCTTATGGACAAACCGGCGGTGGTAATTATAAAGCATAATAATCCCTGTGGAGTGGCTTATGGTAACAGTTTAACTGAGGCTTTTCACCGTGCTTATTTTGCAGATAGGATTGCTGCCTTTGGTGGTTGTGTAGTGGTAAATCGGAGTTTGGATAGAGAAACAGCAGAGGAAATAAGTCAATATTATGTAGAATTGATAGCGGCACCAGACTATGCTTCTGGGGTAGTAGATATATTAAAACAGAGAAAGAATTTACGTATTGTGGAGATTAAGCGTATAGAACGTTTGGCGGATTATGTAAACAAAACCTGGTTAGACTTTAAAAGCTTAATGGATGGAGGTCTTATTTTACAACAATCGCCATATACTAGGATTAAATCTAAAAAAGACTTTTATCCTGCAGAAACGGAATATAAAGGAAAGACATACCGTATTAAACGAGTTCCTACAGAGAAGGAATTTAAGGATTTATTATTTGGTTGGTATATAGAGCAAGGGGTTACTTCTAATTCTGTAATTTTTGTGAAAGATGAAGCTACAGTGGCCATAGGTACTGGTGAACAAGATAGGGTAGGGGTAGTAGAGATTGCTATTTTTAAGGCATATACCAAATATGCAGATAGCCTTTGTTTTAAAAAGCATAATATTCCTTATAAACAGTTGGAAAAAGAAATAGCAGAGGGAAAGCGTCCTTTAAGTCAAAAAGAAGAGATTGATTTTTTGACTAAAGATGCATATGGAGGAATTAAAGGAGCTGTGATGGTCTCAGATGGTTTTTTCCCTTTTAGAGACGGAGTGGATGTAGCCATTAAAGAAGGTATTACAGCTATTGCTCAACCAGGTGGTTCTATTAGGGATTTTGAATCCATAGTTGCCTGTAATGAGGCTAAACCACCAGTAGCTATGGTCTATACTGGAGAACGTGCATTTAGACATTAAGGAGAAAAAAATTATGTCTATTCGACAAACAGCCCAAGAATTATATCAAATAAGCAAAAAAATAGATTTGTTAAAAAAACAAATGGAAAAGGCTAATGAGGAAGAGAAAAATAAGTTAAGGATGGAATTATCTCAACTTGAAAAGGAAAAGCTTCACTTGAGGCGGAAATTAAATAATTTAAAAGGAAAGCCGCTTCCTATTTAGGAAATAACGAATTTAGGGAATAACTCCAATATATGTTTTAGGCAAGGGGTTATCCAAATAATCCTTCAATTTAACATTTTTCTGTAAACGCATTATGTCAAATGCAAAGACATGCTCCCTATTCCTCTAGGAAATATCCTCTTCGTGTAGGTTCAAGTAACCCAGCTTGTTTCAAATAGGTTCAAGCCCAAGCAACACAATTATCAAAAATGACCTGTTGACCACTTGGAAGTAATTGCTTCAACTCATCTTCTGTCAATTTGAAATGAGCGGCAAGATGATCAATAGTTTCTCGAAGGGAGTATTCGTGTTGATCGCCAAGAAATTTCAATAGAGGAAGCATGCAGGTTTGATAATCAGGAATTGCCATCGACTATATCCTTTGGGGGGATAACGACTGAAATCAACAGCGGCAATAGCCGTCTGCTGTATTGAATTGTTAGGCTTATAAAACTACATATTTCGCAATTATAATTAGTATTATTATACCTCCATAAAATCCCCAAACAGAGAAAAATTTTATTACATTCCACTCATTCGCCAGTCCGTTTGAGATTCCAGATGTAAGTGGTGGTGCAGTTTTCAAGTGTTTCCGTTTCGATTTTTGTGCTGCCAGAAATAGTATTAATATCTGTGGTCTGACCTTCATAATGCAGAGGTTCAAGATCATATTTTTGTCTTTCCCTTGTAAAAGGACCCATTGATTTTTTCTTTGAATTTCCATTGCAAACATCAGTATAAATGTCAGTTCGGGTCACTTTACCTTTCCACCATAATCCCGAAACGCCGAAATCAAATGTATATCGGTTTGACAATCGATCAACGTGTATGGAAGGAGAAATATCAAGGTATTCCTCTACGAGTGTACCAATCATTTTGAGTGTGGACTGTTGTGTGTCCCCGGGTTTTTTTCTGAATGTTTTACCGGTTTGTTTATCTTTGCAATCCGCCCAGCCTTTTTGTTCAAAGGTCTTTAGCAGATACCGGCTGGTTCCGGATACGTCTTTACCCAAAATCACGGCTGGTTTCCCCGGCGTTGTGAGAAATCTTATGGTCAAATGGACGGTCCTGTCAGTGGATAAAATCGATTCCTCCCTGACCCAAAAACCTCTCTTATTGTTTTTTATTTCATTCTTTTTGTACGAACATGTTTGATTCACGATCACAGTCCCCGTCCAGTCATACCCTTTCTCAACGATTGTCACACCGGCTGAAGCACGCGCTTTGTCAGGATATTTTTTCGGCTGAAAGGTGGCATGGACGGTCATGGTACTTTCTTTTAAACCGTTTTTATATCTTACGGCAATATTCCCATCCGTTTGAGTGAAGGTTTTCCCCGAAGGAGAGACGGTTCCGTCTATCAGTCCTTCCGGCGACAGCAGTACGGGCTTGCCGCTTAGCGGCTGTTCGCCTCCCTGAGGCAGAAGTTTCTTGAGCTTAAATTTGATCTCGGTTGTCTTTTCAGGGAAAACATAGCCCTCTGATTCTCCGCGCAGGCATATACCGGCAATAGGAATGAATACCTCTTTGGTCACCTCTTTGCGTACTCCACAAACTTTTATTTTAAATGTATCAATGGAGCGTTCCATGCCTTTCTTCAAAGTGTATGTGACGGACGCACCTTCCGGTCTTTGAATAGATATTTTTATAAAATTAAACCTCGTATTGGGACCCCCTCCTTGCAAGAATCCGCGGGTTGGGCGAATTTCTCCCCTTGCGGTTTTTATCGGCAGCAATACAGCCAGCCCATGGGATCTTTCCCAGACGTACTGGCCTTTGCAGTTTTTGACTTTAATTCCAATCTCCATTTCCCGCTCTGCCTCAAGCGGTGAAACATACTCCTTTTTCAAGGTCACCAGGATTTCAGGTCCGCGTGGCGGCACGGGATGCGAGGCTTCATACTCTTCGATCCTGCCACGGATGCTTCCATAGCCGTCGTCAATATTGTGCTCGATTGCAATAAAAATATCATTTTCATAATTTCCATACTTGGAAACAGTATCTTTTGCACCAAGGACACCGGCCTGCTCATAAATACAGTGCCCTGTTTGTTTTAATACCGAAACAACATTAAAGGCGTTGTATTCACTGATAAGCACTCCACCCGCTTCGATATCCTCGCCGGCACCGATCGTTGTAATATCGAAGATCATAATATAATCACTTTCTGCATTATTGCGGCTGACGGCGGGAATAAAAACAATATCCGGGGAGTTCATCTTTAGTTCAGCAAATATTTTTTCTTTTATTTGAAACAGCCATGACGGAGCAGGCTGATCAGGATGAATTTCATTCAGAAGCTTCACGAGTCTTTCCTGATCAACATAATTTATGTAAACACCAACTGTTATCCGGGGGCATTTGCCGCTACTGGCATTCAGTATTGTGCCGGTCAATAACAAGATTAAAGTGATAAATAAAAATTTATAATTTGCCATGCCGGGAATTATCGCTCTTATCTCTTCTTTCTAATATCATTTTATCTCCCATCTGTTTGCTATGCATGTAGATTCCTATTTGCACTCTCCGATCCATTTTCCTTTCAGGTTCTGAGTCATTTCCATGCCCGACTGTTTCATCTTTATGATCCCTTCAAAAGAGTTCCCCTTATAGGTGACTTTGCCGTTGAACACCGCGGTGCCTTCACTCGTCTTACACTCCATTACCCAGGTTACGGTATCACCTTCAATATCACGCTTTACCATCCTGCATTCCTGATTAGGTTCTTCTTTCTGCGGAACCATGTCCTTTTTTGTCAGACAATGAGTATAGGTCTGTGGAGGCATCTGCATGGGCATACCTGGCATCTCTATGGTCATGGTTATCTGCCAGAGCCCTTCTTTCATGTTTTGAGCCTGGGCAATATTACTCAAAAAGAGAACCAAAAAAGCGAACATTGATACAAAACAGACCTTCTTAACCATATTTCTCCCTCCTTATCAGTTTTTCATCATTACCTTTCCACAAGCTCTACACGCCTATTTTTAGCACGCCCCTCATCGGACTTGTTCGATGCAACGGGGGCAAGAGAACCCACTCCATAAGCCTTTAGCCTTTGAGCTGAGACCTTGTATTTCATCACAAGCTCTTTCAGCACGGCATCTGCTCTTGCTTTTGAAAGTTTCATGTTGTAGTCAAGCTTTCCGACATTATCTGTATGTCCTACCACATAAAGTTT contains these protein-coding regions:
- a CDS encoding penicillin-binding protein — translated: MKEIKLRIAILVGGFSFFAFCILIQAFRLQVVDILPLKKNLTKITIPCKRGFIYDRYREELAITVQKPSLYACPNQITDPYTTAKRLSKILHIKTQKLLKKLKRKGEFIWIKRWLSQKEAEKIEKLNIKGLAFKPENCRRYPHSFLGGQVLGFVGLDGKGLEGIECKFDYLLKGKPGYYFGIKDARGHITLSPRLPIQSPKDGHNLYLTLDYQIQYVTEEALKKAVRKWHAKSGCAVVIVPQTGEILALANYPPFDPNYFWKANPNIWRNRAITDAFEPGSTFKPVLLAAALNEKIWSRHDIIYGEKGRYKIKGAVFHDVKPFGWMSVEHAVIYSSNIGMVKIGEKVGKECFYQYIKKFGFGEKTGIHLPGEASGLIRPLKKWTEVDTDSACFGQGLAVTALQLTLAYAAIANKGTLMYPMLIKNIKDAKGKEIKIFKPRVKRSVISPQTASLIKNILHKVVEKGTGQMAAIPGYKIAGKTGTAQKIDPRTGKYQKNKYISSFVGFFPVDHPRAVISIIINEPKGMGYGGIVAAPVFKEIAEHLIWQWQIPPSSPTMRMVENTTLPSTNLKTTQNITPPVVIDGIMPDLRGLPLRLAFKILQDANIKVKIKGTGKVVKQIPPPGSKIKNNVCLLQLEAN
- a CDS encoding response regulator is translated as MKTLMTKILVVEDEPAIRELLVSFFKLCGWEANSAGNAFEALGILKDDRHDVVITDGLMPQVSGPKFTKIIKKKYPETYVIALTGSNLRKEFNAAGANVYLEKPVDLKRLQIAIEEYFKGNPGGKSDYRCMGTSK
- the rsmH gene encoding 16S rRNA (cytosine(1402)-N(4))-methyltransferase RsmH gives rise to the protein MENQKHIPVLKKEVLFYLNCGPGKIFVDGTVGGGGHTQAILEASAPNGFVIGLDVDGEALIQAEKKLAPYVGRYILKKGNYARGREILSGLHIEKVDGFLLDLGISSLQLAAPERGFSFLHPGPLDMRMDNTASVTASQIINRWSQKRIAEIIKQYGEERWANRIARKITETRVKMPIKTTTQLAEIVANAIPRRNWPRHIHPATRTFQALRIVVNQELENLKQFLNQVLSLLAPKGRVVIISFHSLEDRLVKNAFRNWAKEGKVQLLTKKPVQPSREELAMNPRARSAKLRAIEFRP
- the mraZ gene encoding division/cell wall cluster transcriptional repressor MraZ gives rise to the protein MNQKFPQKHNNVFRGRYIHSIDGKGRLSIPNHFREVLKRKYKEEGIMLTSLGVSLVAYPLAEWSVIEEKVSKLPQIKPEVRKFQLLFISGAVECTFDKQGRILVPPALREHAGLKKDVIIAGMLNKFEIWDKGRWEKEMKLLTENFEEISNVIADLGL
- a CDS encoding IMP cyclohydrolase; the encoded protein is MKDFKGIYKQLVGDCFPSTIKISIGGQTFIYQKRSWEVDGEKKGLRYGENPHQMSALYELINGNIILGDCHFISPGQGLVSALTEKDFHQFGKHPSQINLTDLDRGLQILRYLMDKPAVVIIKHNNPCGVAYGNSLTEAFHRAYFADRIAAFGGCVVVNRSLDRETAEEISQYYVELIAAPDYASGVVDILKQRKNLRIVEIKRIERLADYVNKTWLDFKSLMDGGLILQQSPYTRIKSKKDFYPAETEYKGKTYRIKRVPTEKEFKDLLFGWYIEQGVTSNSVIFVKDEATVAIGTGEQDRVGVVEIAIFKAYTKYADSLCFKKHNIPYKQLEKEIAEGKRPLSQKEEIDFLTKDAYGGIKGAVMVSDGFFPFRDGVDVAIKEGITAIAQPGGSIRDFESIVACNEAKPPVAMVYTGERAFRH
- a CDS encoding winged helix-turn-helix domain-containing protein: MAIPDYQTCMLPLLKFLGDQHEYSLRETIDHLAAHFKLTEDELKQLLPSGQQVIFDNCVAWA
- a CDS encoding DUF3617 domain-containing protein; translated protein: MVKKVCFVSMFAFLVLFLSNIAQAQNMKEGLWQITMTIEMPGMPMQMPPQTYTHCLTKKDMVPQKEEPNQECRMVKRDIEGDTVTWVMECKTSEGTAVFNGKVTYKGNSFEGIIKMKQSGMEMTQNLKGKWIGECK